One Taeniopygia guttata chromosome 16, bTaeGut7.mat, whole genome shotgun sequence DNA window includes the following coding sequences:
- the TUFM gene encoding elongation factor Tu, mitochondrial isoform X2 codes for MALPAALLRRGAFAGFRGLRLLSSAPPKAKAAFVRDKPHVNVGTIGHVDHGKTTLTAAITKVLSAGGGARFRPYEEIDSAPEEKARGITINAAHVEYSTARRHYAHTDCPGHADYVKNMITGTAPLDGVILVVAATDGQMPQTREHLLLARQVGVQHVVVYLNKADAVPDPELLPLVELEVRELLSEFGFDGENTPVVAGSALCALQDRDPALGLQSVLRLLEAVDEHIPQPPRDLERPCLLPVEAVHSIPGRGTVVTGTLERGTLRKGDEVELLGYGRELRSVVTGIETFHKQLEVAEAGDNVGALLRGLRREELRRGMVLTPPGALRAQQKVQAQVYVLTPQEGGRHKPFVSHFAPVMFSHTWDIACRVLLPPGKELVMPGEDAALSLLLRQPMVLERGQRFSLRDGSRTIGTGVVTAVLPLEQADRDVTWG; via the exons ATGGCGCTGCCGGCGGCGCTGCTGCGGCGCGGGGCCTTTGCGG gttTCCGTGGGCTGAGGCTGCTGAGTTCG GCCCCCCCCAAGGCCAAGGCCGCCTTCGTGAGGGACAAACCCCACGTGAACGTCGGCACCATCGGCCACGTGGACCACGGCAAGACCACCCTGACGGCCGCCATCACCAAAG TGCTGTcggcggggggcggggcgcggTTCCGGCCCTACGAGGAGATCGACAGCGCCCCCGAGGAAAAGGCGCGCGGGATCACCATCAACGCGGCGCACGTGGAGTACAGCACGGCCCGGCGGCACTACGCGCACACCGACTGCCCCGGGCACGCCGACTACGTCAAG AACATGATCACGGGCACGGCGCCCCTGGACGGCGTCATCCTCGTGGTGGCGGCCACGGACGGGCAGATGCCGCAGACCAGGGAgcacctgctgctggccagaCAG gtgggcgTGCAGCACGTGGTGGTGTACCTGAACAAGGCGGACGCCGTACCTGACCCGGAGCTGCTGCCGCTGGTGGAGTTGGAGGTGCGGGAGCTGCTCAGCGAGTTCGGCTTCGACGGAGAGAACACACCTGTGGTGGCGGGATCGGCGCTCTGTGCGCTGCAg GACCGTGACCCCGCCCTGGGGCTGCAGTCGGTGCTGCGCCTGCTGGAGGCGGTGGACGAGCACATCCCGCAGCCCCCGCGGGACCTGGAGCGGCCGTGCCTGCTACCTGTGGAGGCCGTGCACTCCAtcccag GGCGGGGCACGGTTGTCACCGGCACTCTGGAGCGCGGAACTCTCCGGAAGGGCGACGaggtggagctgctgggctACGGCCGAGAGCTGCGGTCAGTGGTGACCg GGATCGAGACGTTCCACAAGCAGCTGGAGGTGGCGGAGGCCGGGGACAATGTGGGGGCGCTGCTGCGGGGGCTGCGCCGGGAGGAGCTGCGGCGGGGGATGGTGCTGACCCCCCCCGGGGCCCTCAGAGCCCAGCAGAAGGTCCAGGCACAG GTGTACGTGCTCACCCCACAGGAGGGGGGTCGCCACAAACCGTTCGTGTCCCACTTCGCGCCCGTCATGTTCTCCCACACGTGGGACATCGCCTGCAGGGTGCTGCTGCCCCCCGGCAAG gagctggtgaTGCCCGGGGAGGACGCCGCTCTCTCGCTGCTGCTGCGGCAGCCGATGGTGCTGGAGCGGGGTCAGCGCTTCTCGCTGCGCGACGGCTCCAGAACCATCGGGACCGGGGTGGTGACCGCGGTGCTGCCCCTGGAGCAGGCGGACAGGGAC GTCACCTGGGGGTGA
- the TUFM gene encoding elongation factor Tu, mitochondrial isoform X1 produces MALPAALLRRGAFAGFRGLRLLSSAPPKAKAAFVRDKPHVNVGTIGHVDHGKTTLTAAITKVLSAGGGARFRPYEEIDSAPEEKARGITINAAHVEYSTARRHYAHTDCPGHADYVKNMITGTAPLDGVILVVAATDGQMPQTREHLLLARQVGVQHVVVYLNKADAVPDPELLPLVELEVRELLSEFGFDGENTPVVAGSALCALQDRDPALGLQSVLRLLEAVDEHIPQPPRDLERPCLLPVEAVHSIPGRGTVVTGTLERGTLRKGDEVELLGYGRELRSVVTGIETFHKQLEVAEAGDNVGALLRGLRREELRRGMVLTPPGALRAQQKVQAQVYVLTPQEGGRHKPFVSHFAPVMFSHTWDIACRVLLPPGKELVMPGEDAALSLLLRQPMVLERGQRFSLRDGSRTIGTGVVTAVLPLEQADRDVTWG; encoded by the exons ATGGCGCTGCCGGCGGCGCTGCTGCGGCGCGGGGCCTTTGCGG gttTCCGTGGGCTGAGGCTGCTGAGTTCG GCCCCCCCCAAGGCCAAGGCCGCCTTCGTGAGGGACAAACCCCACGTGAACGTCGGCACCATCGGCCACGTGGACCACGGCAAGACCACCCTGACGGCCGCCATCACCAAAG TGCTGTcggcggggggcggggcgcggTTCCGGCCCTACGAGGAGATCGACAGCGCCCCCGAGGAAAAGGCGCGCGGGATCACCATCAACGCGGCGCACGTGGAGTACAGCACGGCCCGGCGGCACTACGCGCACACCGACTGCCCCGGGCACGCCGACTACGTCAAG AACATGATCACGGGCACGGCGCCCCTGGACGGCGTCATCCTCGTGGTGGCGGCCACGGACGGGCAGATGCCGCAGACCAGGGAgcacctgctgctggccagaCAG gtgggcgTGCAGCACGTGGTGGTGTACCTGAACAAGGCGGACGCCGTACCTGACCCGGAGCTGCTGCCGCTGGTGGAGTTGGAGGTGCGGGAGCTGCTCAGCGAGTTCGGCTTCGACGGAGAGAACACACCTGTGGTGGCGGGATCGGCGCTCTGTGCGCTGCAg GACCGTGACCCCGCCCTGGGGCTGCAGTCGGTGCTGCGCCTGCTGGAGGCGGTGGACGAGCACATCCCGCAGCCCCCGCGGGACCTGGAGCGGCCGTGCCTGCTACCTGTGGAGGCCGTGCACTCCAtcccag GGCGGGGCACGGTTGTCACCGGCACTCTGGAGCGCGGAACTCTCCGGAAGGGCGACGaggtggagctgctgggctACGGCCGAGAGCTGCGGTCAGTGGTGACCg GGATCGAGACGTTCCACAAGCAGCTGGAGGTGGCGGAGGCCGGGGACAATGTGGGGGCGCTGCTGCGGGGGCTGCGCCGGGAGGAGCTGCGGCGGGGGATGGTGCTGACCCCCCCCGGGGCCCTCAGAGCCCAGCAGAAGGTCCAGGCACAG GTGTACGTGCTCACCCCACAGGAGGGGGGTCGCCACAAACCGTTCGTGTCCCACTTCGCGCCCGTCATGTTCTCCCACACGTGGGACATCGCCTGCAGGGTGCTGCTGCCCCCCGGCAAG gagctggtgaTGCCCGGGGAGGACGCCGCTCTCTCGCTGCTGCTGCGGCAGCCGATGGTGCTGGAGCGGGGTCAGCGCTTCTCGCTGCGCGACGGCTCCAGAACCATCGGGACCGGGGTGGTGACCGCGGTGCTGCCCCTGGAGCAGGCGGACAGGGACGTCACGTGGGGGTGA